A genomic region of Sulfobacillus acidophilus DSM 10332 contains the following coding sequences:
- a CDS encoding FAD dependent oxidoreductase (PFAM: FAD dependent oxidoreductase~COGs: COG0665 Glycine/D-amino acid oxidase (deaminating)~InterPro IPR006076~KEGG: pla:Plav_2625 FAD dependent oxidoreductase~PFAM: FAD dependent oxidoreductase~SPTR: Oxidoreductase protein), protein MRDTLGSDRPSYWQIAYTEAPTYAPLEDSQTVEVAVVGAGFTAVATAYYLRQLGIRVALVEKDRVGWGASGRNGGQLLTGWPSDMVDLRTRWGDETARALWDMALDAVHRVVSLVEREDIDAGLAQVGHLEACWSKDDVDRLRREWDWLQHQACYEPVEWWDARRVEERIRTSAYRGGLFDPGSYHIQPYRYVTGLAQAAARQGVLIFERSPVIDIRRRQSGYEVRTRQGVLRADEVVVATNAYLLPGSRWLESHILPVTSAVLVTEPLPADWPSSLPTVSDNKPNLSYFRLTPDRRLVFGGRARPTDRPGTAADPLYRDLVQLFPDLSGIGVYHRWEGPIAISWDRVPRMGRTPAGFWFAGGFTGHGVALTTEFGWILAHRVAGQEGRLPPFWAKTAAELDISRLPRLPLGRWTPRLVRFFMR, encoded by the coding sequence GTGAGGGACACCTTAGGGTCAGACCGTCCGTCATATTGGCAGATCGCTTATACCGAAGCCCCCACTTATGCACCCTTGGAGGATAGCCAAACCGTCGAGGTGGCGGTCGTCGGTGCCGGTTTCACGGCTGTGGCGACCGCCTATTACCTCCGTCAGCTCGGAATCCGTGTAGCCTTGGTGGAAAAAGATCGCGTGGGGTGGGGCGCCAGCGGACGAAACGGCGGCCAGCTCTTGACCGGGTGGCCGTCCGATATGGTGGATCTCCGCACCCGCTGGGGTGACGAGACGGCCCGAGCGTTATGGGACATGGCGTTGGACGCGGTTCATCGCGTCGTTTCGCTGGTGGAAAGGGAAGACATCGATGCCGGCTTAGCTCAGGTCGGGCATTTAGAAGCGTGTTGGAGCAAAGACGACGTGGATCGGTTACGGCGTGAATGGGACTGGCTGCAACATCAAGCGTGCTATGAACCGGTTGAGTGGTGGGACGCCCGGCGGGTCGAAGAACGTATTCGCACAAGCGCCTACCGTGGCGGGCTCTTTGATCCGGGCAGCTACCACATTCAGCCCTACCGTTATGTCACCGGATTGGCACAAGCAGCCGCTCGTCAGGGCGTCTTGATATTTGAACGGAGCCCGGTGATCGATATCCGGCGCCGTCAAAGCGGGTATGAAGTTCGCACACGCCAAGGCGTGTTAAGGGCGGACGAAGTCGTGGTGGCCACCAACGCCTATCTACTGCCCGGGTCCCGCTGGCTCGAGTCGCATATTTTACCCGTCACCAGTGCCGTTCTCGTCACCGAGCCGTTACCTGCGGATTGGCCGTCGTCTCTGCCGACCGTGTCGGACAACAAACCGAATTTAAGCTATTTTCGTCTGACGCCGGATCGTCGGTTAGTCTTCGGCGGGCGGGCCCGCCCTACCGACCGTCCCGGTACGGCGGCCGATCCCTTATATCGGGATCTGGTGCAACTGTTCCCCGATTTATCCGGTATAGGGGTTTACCACCGATGGGAGGGACCGATCGCGATTAGCTGGGATCGCGTTCCCCGGATGGGACGGACCCCGGCCGGCTTTTGGTTTGCCGGAGGGTTTACCGGCCACGGGGTGGCTTTGACCACCGAATTTGGCTGGATCTTGGCCCACCGCGTGGCCGGGCAGGAAGGCCGGCTGCCGCCGTTTTGGGCCAAAACGGCGGCCGAGCTGGATATTTCCCGGCTTCCCCGATTACCGCTCGGCCGATGGACGCCGCGTCTTGTCAGGTTCTTTATGCGTTAG